From the genome of Chanos chanos chromosome 5, fChaCha1.1, whole genome shotgun sequence, one region includes:
- the LOC115811258 gene encoding prolyl 4-hydroxylase subunit alpha-1-like, which yields METEEYVERLDEEFYKLPSQTDLDGAASGIITLQETYLLYPENITSGAITGKPTFLGPEAAYHLAMVAKEQKKFQHAFLWAWEGLKQLEQGTLSTVTKVEFLAVLSTSAFEFGNLPLAIISTQQLVNQDPTNEPARNVLSTFKLLYRVLTPTPNRDIFTLQPSNSSYEALCRGEGIKMTPRRQRALFCRYSTGGGNPRLMYAPVKEEDEWDNPPIKRYHDIISEKEMATLKTLSRPKLSRTSVYHSEEGSGISSNRVSQGSLACVSYSVFLKDVEDPVLARISQRIADITGLDMESADRLQVANYGVGGHFKPHTDSLVRPRLSITQDRIATVLIYLSDVQSGGATVFPEIGAALQVQKGSAVFWYNLLRSGEEDDNTLHAGCPVLNGSKWIANKWIHERGQEFRRQCSLSAFE from the exons ATGGAGACAGAAG aataTGTAGAAAGGCTGGATGAAGAATTCTACAAGCTCCCGAGTCAAACTGATTTGGATGGGGCCGCCAGTGGAATTATAACCTTACAGGAAACATACCTGCTTTACCCAGAGAACATCACCAGTGGAGCTATCACAG GAAAACCAACATTTTTGGGCCCAGAAGCAGCTTATCATTTGGCAATGGTTGCTAAAGAACAAAAGAAGTTCCAGCATGCCTTTCTGTGGGCATGGGAGGGCTTGAAGCAGCTTGAACAGGGTACACTGTCAACAGTGACCAAGGTGGAATTTCTTGCTGTTCTTAGTACTTCAGCTTTTGAGTTTGGCAATCTGCCTTTGGCAATCATTTCCACCCAGCAACTTGTCAACCAGG ATCCCACAAATGAACCAGCACGCAATGTATTGTCAACATTCAAACTGTTGTATCGGGTTCTAACACCCACACCCAACCGTGACATATTCACGCTTCAGCCATCAAACAGCTCCTATGAAGCCCTGTGCAGGGGCGAAGGCATTAAAATG ACCCCCAGAAGACAGAGGGCGCTGTTCTGCAGATACAGCACTGGTGGAGGAAACCCTAGACTGATGTATGCCCCAGTGAAGGAGGAGGATGAGTGGGACAATCCACCAATCAAAAGATATCATGACATCATATCTGAGAAGGAGATGGCGACTCTGAAGACACTTTCTCGGCCAAAG CTCTCACGCACTTCAGTTTATCACAGTGAAGAAGGATCCGGCATTTCAAGCAACCGTGTCTCTCAAGG TTCACTTGCCTGTGTGTCttacagtgtgtttttaaaagatgtgGAGGATCCTGTACTTGCTCGCATCAGTCAGAGGATAGCGGACATCACTGGTTTAGACATGGAATCTGCTGACAGGTTACAG GTTGCAAACTACGGAGTTGGGGGACATTTTAAACcccacactgactcactggtgaGACCAAGACTTTCAATCACACA GGATAGGATTGCCACTGTCTTAATTTAT CTCAGCGATGTGCAATCTGGAGGGGCCACAGTGTTTCCTGAAATTGGGGCAGCACTACAAGtacaaaag GGCTCAGCTGTGTTTTGGTACAATCTTCTGCGTAGTGGGGAGGAAGATGATAATACACTCCACGCCGGATGCCCTGTGCTTAATGGCAGCAAATGGA TTGCCAACAAATGGATTCATGAGAGAGGACAAGAATTCAGGagacagtgttctctctctgcgttTGAATGA
- the LOC115811262 gene encoding prolyl 4-hydroxylase subunit alpha-2-like yields the protein MQSSYEDYIEQLDSELLELPDQEDLDGAALGLIRLQEIYLLPPENITKGTLTGKPSPLNPDEAYHLARVAYEYEKFQHAFLWAYESLKQKKRGVTSEVSFKDVLTVLSSSSYKFGQLPLAVFFTEQLLKLDPTDEQVRYVLKHYKLLKELRGHIPSPNMFTLTDPIVSSYEALCRGEDIKKTPKRQRALYCRYSTGGGNPRLIYAPVKEEEESDNPPIIRYYDVLSEKEIEILKSLSRPKRLCINGNCAALNDEEDPVIGRVNQRIADITGLDMESSELLQVANYGIGGRFEPHYDAKVKFRENFQRKFVLFLSRMATVLIYLSDVEVGGATVFPEVGVALKPQKGSAVLWFNLLRNGRMDDNALHAGCPVFIGNKWIATKWFRERGQEFRRPCSLSESE from the exons ATGCAGAGCTCTTATGAGG ACTACATAGAACAGCTGGACTCAGAATTGTTAGAGCTCCCAGATCAGGAGGATTTGGATGGAGCTGCACTGGGTCTCATCAGATTACAGGAAATATACTTGCTTCCCCCAGAGAACATCACTAAAGGCACTCTAACAG GAAAACCATCTCCTCTGAACCCAGATGAAGCTTATCATTTGGCTAGAGTTGCTTATGAATATGAGAAATTTCAACATGCTTTTCTGTGGGCCTATGAGAGTCTGAAGCAGAAAAAACGTGGTGTAACATCAGAGGTTTCCTTCAAGGATGTGTTGACAGTCCTTAGCTCCTCATCCTATAAGTTTGGACAACTACCTCTGGCAGTTTTCTTCACTGAACAGCTCCTTAAACTTG ATCCCACTGATGAACAGGTACGATATGTACTGAAACACTATAAACTCCTTAAGGAACTCAGAGGACATATCCCATCCCCAAACATGTTTACACTTACAGACCCTATCGTCAGCTCCTATGAGGCCCTGTGCAGGGGTGAAGATATCAAAAAG ACTCCCAAAAGACAGAGGGCGCTGTACTGCAGATACAGCACTGGTGGAGGGAATCCCAGACTGATATATGCCCCAgtaaaggaggaagaggagtctGACAATCCACCAATTATAAGATATTATGACGTCTTATCTGAAAAGGAAATAGAGATACTGAAATCACTTTCAAGACCAAAG AGACTCTGTATTAACGGAAATTG tgctgccTTGAATGATGAAGAAGATCCTGTGATTGGACGTGTGAATCAGAGGATTGCTGACATCACAGGTCTGGACATGGAGTCTTCTGAGCTGCTACAG GTAGCAAATTATGGTATTGGGGGACGCTTTGAACCACACTATGATGCAAAGGTAAAATTCAGAGAGAATTTTCAGagaaaatttgttttatttttaa GTAGAATGGCAACTGTGCTGATCTAT CTGAGTGATGTTGAAGTGGGAGGCGCTACAGTCTTCCCTGAAGTAGGGGTTGCACTGAAACCACAGAAG GGCTCAGCTGTGTTGTGGTTTAATCTGTTAAGGAACGGACGGATGGATGACAACGCTCTCCACGCTGGCTGCCCGGTTTTCATCGGCAATAAATGGA TTGCTACCAAATGGTTTCGTGAGCGAGGACAGGAGTTCAGGAGACCGTGTTCGTTATCTGAATCAGAGTGA
- the LOC115811264 gene encoding prolyl 4-hydroxylase subunit alpha-1-like: MPSHREDLDGAALGIIRVQEIYGLYPETLTGGNLTGIPAPLGPDEAFHIAQVAYQHRRFQLAFLWASESLTQVKKGVEADVTETALLEYLASSSLHFGDFNEAFFSYQQLLQHDPMNATVREQLSECEIKLLSETSSDITSLEKSSDPYMALCRGEGIRMTPQRQRALFCRYSTGGGNPRLMYAPVKEEDEWDNPPIKRYHDIISEKEMEILRSLSRPKLSRNKVSNRGGGRISNVRVSQGAWLHDHEDPVVARVSQRIANITGLHLKNVETFQVANYGLGGQYKPHFDALVRFPVPGSFDEKAGNRIATVLIYLSDVQYGGATVFPVAGVAVQPQKGSAVFWYNLLRNGQRDNNTRHAGCPVLIGSKWIANKWIRERGQEFRRRCSLSESE; encoded by the exons ATGCCGTCTCACCGG GAGGATTTAGATGGAGCTGCATTAGGAATCATCAGAGTACAGGAGATATATGGTCTTTATCCAGAGACTCTCACTGGAGGCAATCTGACCG GAATACCAGCACCCTTAGGCCCAGACGAAGCCTTTCACATAGCACAAGTGGCATATCAACACAGAAGGTTCCAGCTTGCCTTTCTCTGGGCATCAGAGAGCCTCACACAAGTGAAGAAAGGTGTAGAAGCTGACGTCACAGAAACTGCGTTGCTTGAGTATCTGGCCTCCTCATCCTTGCATTTTGGGGATTTTAATGAAGCATTCTTTTCCTACCAGCAGTTACTGCAGCATG ATCCGATGAATGCAACAGTCAGAGAACAACTCTCAGAGTGTGAAATTAAGCTCCTTTCTGAGACGTCCTCGGACATAACCAGTCTTGAGAAGTCGTCAGATCCCTACATGGCTCTTTGCAGAGGAGAGGGAATCAGAATG ACTCCCCAAAGACAGAGGGCGCTGTTCTGCAGATACAGCACTGGTGGAGGGAACCCTAGACTGATGTATGCCCCAGTGAAGGAGGAAGATGAGTGGGACAATCCACCAATCAAAAGATATCATGACATCATATctgagaaagaaatggagatCCTGAGATCACTATCCCGACCAAAG CTGTCAAGGAACAAGGTTTCAAATCGAGGAGGAGGCAGAATATCAAATGTCCGTGTGTCTCAGGG tgcatgGCTTCATGATCATGAGGATCCTGTGGTTGCTAGAGTTAGTCAAAGGATTGCAAACATCACTGGTTTG catttgaaaaatgtcGAAACTTTTCAGGTTGCAAATTATGGACTTGGAGGACAATATAAACCTCATTTTGACGCCCTAGTAAGATTTCCT GTGCCGGGAAGTTTTGATGAAAAGGCTGGAAACAGAATTGCTACCGTCTTAATTTAT ctGAGTGATGTGCAGTATGGCGGGGCTACAGTCTTTCCTGTCGCTGGGGTAGCAGTGCAACCTCAGAAG GGCTCAGCTGTGTTTTGGTACAATCTCCTGAGGAACGGGCAGAGGGATAATAACACACGGCATGCAGGATGTCCAGTCCTCATTGGCAGCAAATGGA tCGCCAACAAATGGATTcgtgagagaggacaggagtTCAGGAGACGCTGCTCCTTATCTGAGTCTGAGTAG